In a genomic window of Acropora muricata isolate sample 2 chromosome 2, ASM3666990v1, whole genome shotgun sequence:
- the LOC136895190 gene encoding uncharacterized protein — translation MAFRAVHIETANSLKTDAFINALRRFICRRGPFRQLRSDQGANFVGARTELAQVLAEMDQEKIRTKLLEEQCDCISFKMNVPAASHMGGVWERQIRSARNVLSSLLQKNGKQLDAESLRTLMCEAEAIVNSRPLTVSQLADPDSLSPLTPNHLLTMKTKVILAPPGTFQPADVYCRKHWRQVTHLANEFWTRWRKEFSSLIFNSGRSGHALGETWLS, via the coding sequence ATGGCTTTCAGAGCTGTGCACATTGAAACTGCCAACTCCCTCAAGACTGACGCCTTCATTAATGCCTTGAGAAGGTTTATTTGTCGTCGAGGCCCTTTCCGCCAGCTCAGAAGTGACCAGGGGGCAAACTTCGTGGGAGCTCGTACAGAACTTGCCCAAGTCTTAGCCGAAATGGACCAAGAGAAGATCAGAACCAAGCTATTAGAAGAGCAGTGTGATTGCATCTCGTTCAAGATGAATGTTCCAGCGGCGAGCCACATGGGAGGCGTTTGGGAACGTCAAATAAGATCAGCGCGAAACGTCCTCTCATCTCTATTACAAAAGAACGGAAAGCAGTTAGACGCCGAGTCTCTTAGGACTCTTATGTGCGAAGCCGAAGCGATAGTCAACAGTCGCCCTTTGACTGTAAGTCAACTTGCTGATCCAGATTCGCTGAGTCCACTTACTCCAAACCATCTCCTGACGATGAAGACAAAGGTCATTCTCGCTCCACCGGGTACTTTCCAGCCAGCAGATGTGTATTGTAGGAAGCATtggagacaagttacacatttagcAAACGAGTTCTGGACTCGCTGGAGAAAAGAATTTTCCTCCTTAATCTTCAACAGCGGCAGAAGTGGACACGCCCTGGGAGAAACTTGGCTCTCATGA